A single region of the Streptomyces sp. NBC_00236 genome encodes:
- a CDS encoding L-serine ammonia-lyase: MAISVFDLFSIGIGPSSSHTVGPMRAARMFARRLKNEGLLAHTASIRAELFGSLGATGHGHGTPKAVLLGLEGESPRTVDVETADDRVEAIRTTGRINLLGMHEIAFDADKQLVLHRRKRLPYHANGMTVFAYDHEGAPLLEKTYYSVGGGFVVDEDAVGEDRIVPDDTALRHPFRTGDELLRLARDTGLSISSLMLENERAWRTEDEIRAGLLDIWRAMQACVSRGMSREGILPGGLKVRRRAANTARQLRAEGDPQTHAMEWITLYAMAVNEENAAGGRVVTAPTNGAAGIIPAVLHYYMNFAAGGATEAEKDDSIVRFLLAAGAIGMLFKENASISGAEVGCQGEVGSACSMAAGALAEVLGGTPEQVENAAEIGMEHNLGLTCDPVGGLVQIPCIERNGMAAVKAVTAAKMALRGDGSHKVSLDKVIKTMKETGADMSVKYKETARGGLAVNIIEC, encoded by the coding sequence GTGGCCATCTCGGTCTTCGACCTGTTCTCGATCGGCATCGGCCCGTCCAGCTCCCATACGGTCGGCCCCATGCGCGCGGCCCGTATGTTCGCACGCCGGCTGAAGAACGAGGGCCTGCTGGCCCACACCGCCTCGATACGCGCCGAACTCTTCGGCTCGCTCGGCGCCACCGGCCACGGCCACGGCACCCCCAAGGCCGTGCTGCTCGGCCTGGAGGGCGAGTCCCCCCGTACCGTCGACGTCGAGACGGCCGACGACCGGGTCGAGGCGATCCGCACCACCGGCCGGATCAACCTCCTCGGCATGCACGAGATCGCCTTCGACGCCGACAAGCAGCTGGTCCTGCACCGCCGCAAGAGGCTTCCGTACCACGCCAACGGCATGACCGTCTTCGCGTACGACCACGAGGGCGCCCCGCTCCTGGAGAAGACGTACTACTCGGTCGGCGGCGGCTTCGTCGTGGACGAGGACGCGGTGGGCGAGGACCGGATCGTCCCCGACGACACGGCGCTCAGGCACCCCTTCCGCACCGGCGACGAGCTGCTGCGCCTCGCCCGGGACACGGGTCTGTCGATCTCCTCCCTGATGCTGGAGAACGAGCGCGCCTGGCGCACCGAGGACGAGATCCGCGCCGGGCTGCTCGACATCTGGCGCGCCATGCAGGCGTGCGTCTCCCGCGGCATGTCCCGCGAGGGCATCCTGCCGGGCGGCCTCAAGGTCCGGCGCCGCGCCGCGAACACCGCCCGCCAGCTGCGCGCCGAGGGCGACCCGCAGACCCACGCGATGGAGTGGATCACCCTCTACGCGATGGCGGTCAACGAGGAGAACGCCGCGGGCGGACGGGTGGTCACCGCCCCGACGAACGGCGCGGCCGGCATCATCCCGGCGGTGCTGCACTACTACATGAACTTCGCGGCCGGCGGCGCCACCGAGGCGGAGAAGGACGACAGCATCGTCCGCTTCCTCCTGGCGGCCGGCGCCATCGGCATGCTGTTCAAGGAGAACGCCTCCATCTCCGGCGCCGAGGTCGGCTGCCAGGGCGAGGTCGGCTCCGCCTGCTCGATGGCCGCGGGCGCCCTCGCCGAGGTCCTGGGCGGCACTCCGGAACAGGTCGAGAACGCCGCGGAGATCGGCATGGAGCACAACCTCGGCCTGACCTGCGACCCGGTCGGCGGCCTCGTCCAGATCCCGTGCATCGAGCGCAACGGCATGGCGGCGGTGAAGGCCGTCACCGCGGCGAAGATGGCGCTGCGCGGCGACGGCAGCCACAAGGTCTCCCTCGACAAGGTCATCAAGACCATGAAGGAGACGGGTGCCGACATGAGCGTCAAGTACAAGGAGACCGCCCGTGGCGGCCTCGCGGTGAACATCATCGAGTGCTAG
- a CDS encoding FtsX-like permease family protein, translated as MRIVPNGLARAAVRFKPASFAGTFVALMMSALIVTACGILLETGLRASVPAERYAQAPVVAAADQYEYVVTGSGEDREEEAVPLPDTARVDAALADRAAAAPGVATAVADHTFPVRAGGGALTAHGWGAHAFTGTALTSGTAPRTGEVVLDTAAARAAKAAVGDTVALRTAAGQQDFRVAGLAEAGPGDTARNTGTAGALAWFADAQAPTLAGHPGKADAIAVLAQQGTDADTLAGSVSKALAGSGAQVHVGDDRGAIEDPGLGYAKDTLVGIGASFGGIATIVAVFTAAGTVTLSVSQRAREFALLRAIGATPRQIRRAVAAEALLVAPLAGIIGCLPGIGLAHWWFGQLQDRGAIPQAVQVHVSGLPILAAVGTGLLTALGAGWAAGRRPAKIKPGQALSEASVERLRPGVVRTVLGLGALVGGAILTGVSANSTGDDAAGAALGVVMLFMLSVGLLGPLVARVCAGLFGLPLRGAGPAAGLAAANSRTNARRLASAITPIVLATAFSSTLVFMHTSENHAADKQLRAGITADHVVTDPAGLPVDAAALAARAPGVETAVGLLNTQVLVPVGSGEFKALQGAAVQGVTGSGAELAKVQDLDVREGSLDRLGKGRIAIDRTLADSADAGVGDRLPLYLPDGTKTAPEIVAVYGRGLGLATVTMDRPSLAGHVTSAFDSTLLVRGGSAKSLTALGAVTDASGYATEQGLDAKLGAWSNYMMAAVLGGFAAVAAVNTLVMTVLDRRRELGTLRLIGSTRRQVLQMLRWESLLVSTVGVALGTAIAAATLIPMMHGMTGEAPYVPPLLYGSFAAAAGGLTLLAMTLPARAALRRWS; from the coding sequence ATGAGGATCGTCCCCAACGGGCTCGCCCGGGCAGCCGTCCGCTTCAAGCCCGCGTCGTTCGCCGGGACCTTCGTCGCGCTGATGATGTCCGCGCTGATCGTCACGGCCTGCGGCATCCTCCTCGAGACCGGCCTGCGCGCGTCGGTGCCCGCGGAACGGTACGCGCAGGCGCCGGTCGTCGCGGCGGCCGACCAGTACGAGTACGTCGTGACGGGCAGCGGCGAGGACCGCGAGGAAGAAGCGGTCCCGCTGCCGGACACCGCACGGGTCGACGCCGCGCTGGCCGACAGGGCCGCCGCCGCGCCGGGCGTGGCCACGGCCGTCGCGGACCACACCTTCCCGGTGCGGGCCGGGGGCGGCGCGCTCACCGCGCACGGCTGGGGCGCGCACGCCTTCACCGGCACCGCGCTCACCTCCGGGACCGCGCCCCGGACCGGCGAGGTCGTCCTCGACACCGCCGCCGCCCGCGCCGCGAAGGCAGCCGTCGGCGACACCGTCGCCCTGCGGACCGCCGCCGGGCAGCAGGACTTCCGCGTCGCCGGCCTCGCCGAGGCCGGGCCAGGGGACACCGCCCGGAACACCGGCACAGCGGGCGCCCTCGCCTGGTTCGCCGACGCGCAGGCACCCACGCTCGCCGGCCACCCCGGCAAGGCGGACGCCATCGCCGTCCTGGCGCAGCAGGGCACCGATGCCGACACGCTCGCGGGCTCCGTGAGCAAGGCCCTGGCCGGATCCGGCGCCCAGGTGCACGTCGGCGACGACCGCGGCGCCATCGAGGACCCGGGCCTCGGCTACGCCAAGGACACGCTCGTCGGGATCGGCGCCTCCTTCGGCGGCATCGCCACCATCGTCGCCGTCTTCACCGCCGCGGGAACCGTGACCCTGTCCGTGTCCCAGCGCGCCCGTGAGTTCGCGCTGCTGCGCGCCATCGGCGCCACCCCGCGCCAGATCCGCCGCGCGGTCGCGGCCGAGGCGCTGCTCGTCGCGCCGCTCGCCGGGATCATCGGCTGCCTGCCCGGCATCGGGCTCGCCCACTGGTGGTTCGGGCAGTTGCAGGACCGCGGTGCGATCCCGCAGGCCGTGCAGGTGCACGTGTCCGGGCTCCCGATCCTCGCCGCCGTCGGCACCGGTCTGCTCACCGCGCTCGGCGCGGGCTGGGCGGCCGGCCGCAGGCCCGCGAAGATCAAGCCGGGACAGGCGTTGTCCGAAGCGTCCGTGGAACGGCTGCGGCCCGGTGTGGTCCGGACCGTACTGGGTCTCGGCGCCCTCGTCGGAGGCGCGATTCTCACCGGCGTCTCCGCCAACTCCACGGGGGACGACGCGGCCGGCGCCGCGCTCGGCGTCGTCATGCTCTTCATGCTCTCCGTCGGGCTGCTCGGCCCTCTCGTGGCGCGTGTGTGCGCGGGCCTCTTCGGCCTCCCGCTGCGCGGCGCCGGCCCGGCCGCCGGACTCGCGGCCGCCAACTCCCGTACCAACGCCCGCCGGCTCGCCTCCGCGATCACTCCGATCGTGCTGGCCACGGCCTTCTCCTCGACCCTCGTCTTCATGCACACGAGCGAGAACCACGCCGCCGACAAGCAGTTGCGGGCGGGCATCACCGCGGACCACGTGGTCACGGACCCCGCCGGGCTCCCGGTCGACGCGGCGGCCCTGGCCGCCCGCGCGCCGGGTGTGGAGACGGCCGTCGGACTGCTGAACACCCAGGTGCTGGTGCCGGTCGGCTCCGGGGAGTTCAAGGCGCTGCAGGGCGCGGCGGTCCAGGGCGTCACCGGTTCCGGCGCCGAGCTCGCGAAGGTGCAGGACCTGGACGTACGAGAAGGCAGCCTCGACCGGCTCGGCAAGGGCCGCATCGCCATCGACAGGACCCTGGCGGACTCGGCGGACGCCGGTGTCGGCGACCGGCTCCCGCTCTACCTCCCGGACGGCACGAAGACCGCCCCCGAGATCGTCGCGGTCTACGGCCGCGGTCTCGGCCTGGCCACGGTGACCATGGACCGGCCGTCCCTGGCCGGGCACGTCACCTCGGCCTTCGACAGCACGCTGCTGGTACGCGGCGGCTCGGCGAAGTCGCTCACCGCCCTGGGCGCGGTCACCGACGCCTCCGGCTACGCCACCGAGCAGGGTCTCGACGCGAAGCTGGGCGCCTGGTCCAACTACATGATGGCCGCGGTCCTCGGCGGCTTCGCCGCCGTCGCCGCCGTCAACACGCTCGTGATGACGGTCCTGGACCGCCGCCGCGAACTGGGCACCCTGCGCCTCATCGGCTCCACCCGGCGCCAGGTCCTGCAGATGCTCCGCTGGGAGAGCCTGCTGGTCTCCACGGTGGGCGTCGCCCTCGGCACGGCGATCGCCGCGGCCACACTGATCCCGATGATGCACGGCATGACCGGTGAGGCACCCTACGTACCACCGCTCCTGTACGGATCCTTTGCCGCAGCCGCCGGCGGCCTGACCCTGCTCGCGATGACGCTGCCCGCGCGGGCGGCACTCCGCCGCTGGTCGTAG
- the glyA gene encoding serine hydroxymethyltransferase, with translation MSLLNSSLHELDPDVAAAVDAELHRQQSTLEMIASENFAPVAVMEAQGSVLTNKYAEGYPGRRYYGGCEHVDVVEQIAIDRIKALFGAEAANVQPHSGAQANAAAMFALLKPGDTIMGLNLAHGGHLTHGMKINFSGKLYNVVPYHVDDTGVVDMAEVERLAKESKPKLIVAGWSAYPRQLDFAAFRRIADEVGAYLMVDMAHFAGLVAAGLHPNPVPHAHVVTTTTHKTLGGPRGGVILSTQELAKKINSAVFPGQQGGPLEHVIAAKAVSFKVAATEEFKERQQRTLDGARILAERLVQPDVTEVGVSVLSGGTDVHLVLVDLRNSELDGQQAEDRLHELGITVNRNAIPNDPRPPMVTSGLRIGTPALATRGFRTEDFTEVAEIIASALKPSYDADDLKARVVALAEKFPLYPGVK, from the coding sequence ATGTCGCTTCTGAACTCCTCCCTCCACGAGCTGGACCCGGACGTCGCCGCCGCTGTCGACGCCGAGCTCCACCGTCAGCAGTCCACCCTCGAGATGATCGCCTCGGAGAACTTCGCTCCGGTCGCGGTCATGGAGGCCCAGGGCTCCGTCCTGACCAACAAGTACGCCGAGGGCTACCCCGGCCGCCGCTACTACGGCGGCTGTGAGCACGTCGACGTGGTCGAGCAGATCGCGATCGACCGCATCAAGGCGCTCTTCGGCGCCGAGGCCGCGAACGTGCAGCCGCACTCCGGTGCGCAGGCCAACGCCGCCGCGATGTTCGCGCTGCTGAAGCCGGGCGACACGATCATGGGCCTGAACCTGGCCCACGGCGGTCACCTGACCCACGGCATGAAGATCAACTTCTCCGGCAAGCTCTACAACGTGGTCCCGTACCACGTCGACGACACGGGCGTCGTGGACATGGCCGAGGTCGAGCGCCTCGCCAAGGAGTCCAAGCCGAAGCTGATCGTGGCCGGCTGGTCCGCCTACCCCCGCCAGCTCGACTTCGCCGCCTTCCGCCGCATCGCGGACGAGGTCGGCGCGTACCTGATGGTCGACATGGCGCACTTCGCCGGTCTGGTCGCCGCGGGCCTGCACCCCAACCCGGTGCCGCACGCCCACGTCGTCACCACCACCACGCACAAGACCCTCGGCGGTCCGCGCGGTGGTGTGATCCTCTCCACCCAGGAGCTCGCCAAGAAGATCAACTCGGCGGTCTTCCCGGGCCAGCAGGGCGGTCCGCTGGAGCACGTGATCGCGGCCAAGGCCGTCTCGTTCAAGGTGGCGGCGACCGAGGAGTTCAAGGAGCGCCAGCAGCGCACCCTGGACGGCGCCCGCATCCTGGCCGAGCGCCTGGTGCAGCCGGACGTCACCGAGGTCGGTGTCTCCGTCCTGTCCGGCGGTACGGACGTGCACCTGGTCCTCGTCGACCTGCGCAACTCCGAGCTGGACGGCCAGCAGGCCGAGGACCGGCTCCACGAGCTGGGCATCACGGTCAACCGCAACGCCATCCCCAACGACCCGCGGCCGCCCATGGTCACCTCGGGTCTGCGGATCGGCACGCCGGCGCTCGCCACCCGCGGTTTCCGGACGGAGGACTTCACCGAGGTCGCCGAGATCATCGCCTCGGCGCTGAAGCCGTCCTACGACGCGGACGACCTGAAGGCCCGCGTCGTCGCGCTCGCCGAGAAGTTCCCGCTGTACCCCGGTGTGAAGTAG
- the gcvH gene encoding glycine cleavage system protein GcvH, protein MSNPQQLRYSKEHEWLSAVEDGVATIGITEYAANALGDVVYAQLPEVGDTVTAGETCGELESTKSVSDLYSPVTGEVTAANQDVVDDPSLVNSAPFEGGWLFKVRVTDEPADLLSADEYTAFSGN, encoded by the coding sequence ATGAGCAACCCCCAGCAGCTGCGGTACAGCAAGGAGCACGAGTGGCTGTCGGCCGTCGAGGACGGTGTGGCCACGATCGGCATCACGGAGTACGCGGCCAACGCGCTCGGTGACGTCGTCTACGCCCAGCTTCCCGAGGTCGGTGACACGGTGACCGCGGGCGAGACCTGCGGCGAGCTGGAGTCGACCAAGTCGGTCAGCGACCTGTACTCGCCGGTGACCGGCGAGGTCACGGCCGCGAACCAGGACGTCGTGGACGACCCGTCCCTGGTGAACTCCGCTCCGTTCGAAGGCGGCTGGCTGTTCAAGGTACGCGTCACGGATGAGCCCGCCGATCTGCTCTCCGCCGACGAGTACACCGCGTTCTCCGGCAACTGA
- the gcvT gene encoding glycine cleavage system aminomethyltransferase GcvT — translation MSTAPRLTALDALHRSLGATMTDFAGWDMPLRYASERDEHNAVRTKAGLFDLSHMGEITVTGPEAVALLNFALVGNIGTVSVGRARYTMICAEDGGILDDLIVYRLGETEYMVVANAGNAQIVLDALTARAEGFDAEVRDDRDAYALLAVQGPESPAILAAVTDADLDGLKYYAGLPGTVAGVPALIARTGYTGEDGFELFVAPGHAEQLWKALTEAGASRGLIPCGLSCRDTLRLEAGMPLYGHELTTALTPFDAGLGRVVKFEKEGDFVGRKALEAAAQRAETAPPRKLVGLVAEGRRVPRAGFSVVADGQVIGEVTSGAPSPTLGKPIAMAYVDAAHATPGTEGVGVDIRGSHEPYEVVALPFYKRQK, via the coding sequence ATGAGCACCGCCCCCCGTCTCACCGCCCTCGATGCCCTGCACCGTTCGCTGGGCGCGACCATGACCGACTTCGCGGGCTGGGACATGCCGCTGCGGTACGCCAGTGAGCGCGACGAGCACAACGCCGTCCGCACGAAGGCCGGGCTCTTCGACCTCTCCCACATGGGCGAGATCACCGTCACCGGTCCCGAGGCCGTGGCGCTGCTGAACTTCGCGCTCGTCGGCAACATCGGCACCGTCTCCGTGGGCCGCGCCCGCTACACGATGATCTGCGCCGAGGACGGCGGCATCCTGGACGACCTGATCGTCTACCGGCTCGGTGAGACGGAGTACATGGTCGTCGCCAACGCCGGCAACGCCCAGATCGTGCTGGACGCGCTGACCGCGCGCGCCGAGGGCTTCGACGCCGAGGTCCGCGACGACCGCGACGCGTACGCGCTGCTCGCCGTCCAGGGCCCCGAGTCCCCCGCCATCCTGGCCGCCGTCACCGACGCCGATCTGGACGGTCTGAAGTACTACGCCGGGCTGCCGGGCACGGTCGCCGGGGTTCCCGCGCTCATCGCCCGTACCGGCTACACCGGCGAGGACGGCTTCGAGCTGTTCGTCGCGCCCGGGCACGCCGAGCAGCTGTGGAAGGCGCTCACCGAGGCCGGCGCCTCGCGTGGCCTGATCCCGTGCGGGCTCTCCTGCCGCGACACGCTGCGCCTGGAGGCCGGCATGCCGCTCTACGGACACGAGCTGACCACGGCGCTGACGCCGTTCGACGCCGGTCTGGGCCGGGTCGTGAAGTTCGAGAAGGAGGGCGACTTCGTCGGGCGCAAGGCCCTGGAGGCCGCCGCCCAGCGCGCCGAGACCGCCCCGCCCCGCAAGCTCGTCGGCCTGGTCGCCGAGGGCCGCCGGGTGCCGCGGGCCGGTTTCTCGGTCGTTGCGGACGGCCAGGTCATCGGCGAGGTCACCTCGGGTGCGCCCTCGCCCACGCTCGGCAAGCCGATCGCCATGGCGTACGTCGACGCCGCGCACGCCACGCCCGGCACCGAGGGCGTCGGCGTGGACATCCGGGGCAGCCACGAGCCGTACGAGGTCGTGGCGCTGCCGTTCTACAAGCGCCAGAAGTAG